The nucleotide sequence CTAAATGTTTATTTATATTTATAATTATAGGAGCACCTAAATTAGTCGTCATTTTCTTTATATCTTTAGAAAGATTTACTGTATTTATAATAAGAACATCCTTCTCACTATCTATCTTAAGTTCCTTAACAAGTTCTTCGCTTAGATTAACTTCATAGTCTGCCTTAACATAAAAAGGTGACGATACTATAAAAGCAGTTTCCTTGTCTTCCATAGAATGAAACAAACTGAATACCTCGTTATTCTCAATCCCAACTAATATAAATTTTTTTAAATTTTCAAATCCAGACATTCCCTTTACAAGATTTATTATATTGTTTTCGTTATATTCTATAATTCCATGGTATTGAGTCTCAAGTTTCATATGTTAACCTCCGAATTTATGACATGTAATCCATAAGTGTTGGTTGAATTATTTTTGCACTTGTCTGAAGTGATGCAAGATAAACTGTTTGAAGTGCTGCATAGTTCATTGTAGATTCAGTAATATCTGTATCCTCAGTATTGGATAATATTAATGTCATGTTATAGTTATTTTCTTGATTATTTTTTTGTGCACTATCCATTCTGTTTTGGCTAGCACCAACTGTAGAACGTATAGCAAGTATATTTTCAAGCAGTGCATCTACTGCCTCAGCATCCTTTGTATTTAAATTTGATACTCCCGAATTACTGCTTAAATCTGTTACTATATCTGAAAATACCTGCCTTAAATCATAGCTTTTTTCAATACCACTAGCTGATACTCCCTTATAATTCATTATTTCGGTAGCATTTACACTGTACTGTGTTAAAACACCTTGTGATATCTCAACAGAAAGATCTTTACTTATCTGATTGATTTTATCTACTCCTATATATTGATTTTTAAAGCTACTTAATGCTGTAATATTTGTTCCACTTGTTATGGTTATATCTTTGTCACTAAGTGCTGTTACCCTTATATAGGTTTGATTTCCTTTAACATAAGATATTGCTGAAATCTTTCCTTTTAAACTTGAACTAGAAGCAATTTTAGAATTTATTCCATCAAGTATATTTTGTATTGAATCTCCGTTATTTATTTGAAGCTGAACTGTGGATCCACTTCCAAGCCTAATGTCTAAATCTCCACAGCCACTTGCTAAAGATGCTACATTACTTGCTCCAGATGCTACTGGCAAATCAATACTTTGGTTACTGTACATCAAATACTTATTTCCTGATGCACTATTTATAATATCGAGAGGTTTTTCATTTCCTCTAGTTCCTCCAAATAAATATTGCCCACTAAAGCTAGAATTTATTACATTTGAAAATTCGGAAATTCTTTGATTAAGTTCTGCTTTTATAGAATCCCTCTGATCTTGAGTGTATCCTCCATTTCCAGCAGAAATTAAAAGTTCTTTAATCCTTTGAACTATATTACCCGCTTGATTCAAAGCTGTATCTGTTTGATTTAGCCAGTATATAGTATTGTTAATATTGGTATTATATTGACTATTTATACTTATATCCGTATTAAGCTGCATAGATTTTGTAGCTACATATGGATTATCTGATGGCTTTCTGATCTTTTTTCCTGATGTAAGCTGACTTTGAATATCTCTCATATTTTGAAGATTAGTATTCATATCAGTCAAAAAAGTATCTGTAAGCATTCTATTTGTTATTCTCATTTATATACCACCCTTTACCTCTTAAGATTATTTACAACAACATCTAAAAGCTGGTCAACTGTTGAAATTATCTTAGCACTTGCTTGATACCCATGGGAATACTGTATTAAGTTTGTCATTTCTTCATCCAGTGAAACACCAGATGTAGCTTCTCTTGTTTGTTTTATTTGACTTAATACATTATTAGAACCTTTAACACCTTCGCTTGCACTCTGATTATCT is from Clostridium acetobutylicum ATCC 824 and encodes:
- the flgL gene encoding flagellar hook-associated protein FlgL, coding for MRITNRMLTDTFLTDMNTNLQNMRDIQSQLTSGKKIRKPSDNPYVATKSMQLNTDISINSQYNTNINNTIYWLNQTDTALNQAGNIVQRIKELLISAGNGGYTQDQRDSIKAELNQRISEFSNVINSSFSGQYLFGGTRGNEKPLDIINSASGNKYLMYSNQSIDLPVASGASNVASLASGCGDLDIRLGSGSTVQLQINNGDSIQNILDGINSKIASSSSLKGKISAISYVKGNQTYIRVTALSDKDITITSGTNITALSSFKNQYIGVDKINQISKDLSVEISQGVLTQYSVNATEIMNYKGVSASGIEKSYDLRQVFSDIVTDLSSNSGVSNLNTKDAEAVDALLENILAIRSTVGASQNRMDSAQKNNQENNYNMTLILSNTEDTDITESTMNYAALQTVYLASLQTSAKIIQPTLMDYMS
- the fliW gene encoding flagellar assembly protein FliW; the encoded protein is MKLETQYHGIIEYNENNIINLVKGMSGFENLKKFILVGIENNEVFSLFHSMEDKETAFIVSSPFYVKADYEVNLSEELVKELKIDSEKDVLIINTVNLSKDIKKMTTNLGAPIIININKHLGKQIIISDDEKMIKYPMIHS